The Alosa alosa isolate M-15738 ecotype Scorff River chromosome 11, AALO_Geno_1.1, whole genome shotgun sequence sequence GGACACAGATATCCCCAGTATATAGCAATGACCAATGATTTTTAAAGACTATGCTGGATAAATCATTATTAAAAATCTCTGCGCtttcagtaatattttgaagtagTTTATGGGGAAAGACCTGTAATAAGGTTATCTGAGGCACTGCTCTGAAGAGAACCTGATTAGCAGACAGCTGCTAGAATTTTATTGATAACACAGTGATGGCTTTCAACAATTACCGATTCCCCATAATGAGCTCTCACAGAGAATTGGGAACGCTTGAGAGTCTTAAGCCTGCTGTCTGCATCTGTGAGTCAAGTATTGTCTGGGGAAGGGGGAGCTGGGACACAACACTCACGAAGGAAAGAAAATAGCAGAGAACAAGATCAGACAAAAGAGCAGACAACAAATTTCCGTACCCTTCAACTTTATGAATGTCGTTTTAAAAaagtcaaacaaaacaaaataatttttACAAACAAATCATAATGGACATCTAAGGAAACATTAAACACAATTGAAAGTCAGTTATTTCACATGAaaaactcactctcactctgctTTAAGACGACTTGACAAATGTCATTTTGAAGCTGTTTTTCTTGTCGTCGTTTTTCTTGGTGTCTCCGTCTTCCTCAGACTCCTCCTGGCTGCTCTCTGAGGTGGGAGGGGGACTCTCATCTCTGGGCTCAGGCGGCTCCGAGGGGTCTGTGGAGGGCGTGGGGCTACTGGGCTTCTCTGTCTCAGCAGGACTCGGGTCCACTGGAGGAGGGTCAGGCTGTGGACACCAGGAGGGAAAGAGTAATGGGAACGGAAGCAGAAAAACATAAACATCTCTTCCTGCAGATGAACGTTAACTTAAAGATGAACAGAAACATGTCTTGCTGCAGATGAACATAAACATTTCTTACTGTACTGGAACTGGAACTAGAAGTTGCCACAAACACCAAGGTCATAGGTCCAAGGGAGCAAACACATTCATATGAAAGTATTGTATGTAGCTTTGGATACAAGTGCTTGCtgaatatatacatttatatctATAAGCTTGAAGGCAGTAGCCAGAGAATTACATCACAGCATAACCCCATAGGATCTCAGACTCAAATAAAATCCATTTTTCTAATAACACTAACATGACCGTTTACACAAAGTGGAATACAAGTagttgaccacacacacatacacacctcactGAATCCTAAGCCACAGTGCCTGCGATTACGTCCTGACAGCACCCCGTCCAGGCCCTGCTGGTACTGTTGTTCTAGCTCCGAGTTCATCTTCTGATCTTCGTTCCCTAACACAGGAAGGAGTGAAACACTATAAGGATATGTCTGCTTGAGACACTCTTTGATTAGAAGGTATTGCACATTTCCTGTAGGTTAGATTCCCAATAATAGATAGATTAGATAGATTGCCAATATTGAGGTGAGATGGACTACCAGGTAGGTTAACAGCATACTGAAAATGATACTGAAAATGATATTACTAGTTTGTCAAAGTATTGTATGCCAAAGCACCAAAGCATCTTATAATATCACAATATATTACAAGGGTTAAAGAGTTTATGTCATGGTTGAGAAATCAGAACACAATTAATATGTTAAAACATAGACTACAGCTTCATCATATCTTCACAGTATGCTCACCAGAACGGATGTGAGACGTAGACCTGTGATCTCCAATGACAAGCCGTCCAGTGTGTTCTTTCTTAAAAGGAATACAAAGGGCAAACTCATTACAAACTCTCACCAACTACAACAGAATTTGAAATAAAAGTACTGCTTGGAACAATGCCAGGGTTAACCAACATATTGTGGGAATTTATGTGTATTGTGTCATTTGTGGGAA is a genomic window containing:
- the c11h11orf58 gene encoding small acidic protein isoform X2, with the protein product MTSQDRQGTKRPASSDDDAGGTWAAADLGTNERKQKFLRLMGAGKKEHTGRLVIGDHRSTSHIRSGNEDQKMNSELEQQYQQGLDGVLSGRNRRHCGLGFSEFQFQYT
- the c11h11orf58 gene encoding small acidic protein isoform X1, translating into MTSQDRQGTKRPASSDDDAGGTWAAADLGTNERKQKFLRLMGAGKKEHTGRLVIGDHRSTSHIRSGNEDQKMNSELEQQYQQGLDGVLSGRNRRHCGLGFSEPDPPPVDPSPAETEKPSSPTPSTDPSEPPEPRDESPPPTSESSQEESEEDGDTKKNDDKKNSFKMTFVKSS